The following are from one region of the Armigeres subalbatus isolate Guangzhou_Male unplaced genomic scaffold, GZ_Asu_2 Contig1644, whole genome shotgun sequence genome:
- the LOC134203097 gene encoding lysozyme-like, producing the protein MKNDANSLALLMLLLVGALVLTEAKKFDKCSLAKALLAQGFNKGDLRNWVCLVQNESGMDTTKKNNNRNGSTDWGLFQINDRYWCNPQDKSKKTSNECKTNCSEFLKDDISKASTCVKKIFKRHGFRAWYGWINRCEGKTLPDLSKCGL; encoded by the exons ATGAAGAACGACGCAAATTCGTTGGCACTGCtgatgctgctgctggtggGAGCTTTGGTTCTAACCGAAGCGAAAAAGTTCGACAAGTGCTCTCTGGCCAAAGCCTTGCTGGCCCAGGGCTTCAACAAGGGCGACCTCCGGAACTGGGTCTGCCTGGTGCAGAACGAGAGCGGCATGGACACCACCAAGAAGAACAACAACCGCAACGGATCCACCGATTGGGGCCTGTTTCAGATCAACGACCGGTACTGGTGCAATCCGCAGGATAAGAGCAAAAAAACGTCCAACGAGTGCAAGACCAATTGTTCGG aattcctgaaggacgaCATCAGCAAGGCTTCCACGTGCGTCAAAAAGATCTTCAAGCGGCACGGTTTTCGGGCCTGGTATGGATGGATCAACCGGTGTGAGGGAAAAACGCTACCCGATCTGAGCAAGTGCGGTTTGTGA